Proteins encoded in a region of the Watersipora subatra chromosome 5, tzWatSuba1.1, whole genome shotgun sequence genome:
- the LOC137397065 gene encoding uncharacterized protein: protein MDEIVLPTIECGFCLRQGVALPNPRQLTCNHVHCLACLTGFYDENNILICPWEDCRVVCEVPLDKLPSYDVTKDKPRSCHPCAKKGKDNQHAFSYCPQCDRIFCARHHESHQEYHEEFDEAHPTINMEQYELLKSQQSRVCADHDNKPISMGCRKCLKTSCTGCVSSMGTCSEGEHHQLMSLEELVLLLNDEINKLKKGMIEKEEGLEQIFKFTSQTLAEYDLETTQSVEKIHKKRDEQMELLSLKYKQLEEDFQEARLKTKTCITDFLEDEILVKWSQLRNLRHKVDSRAQHAHQCDIVSSYSDTKNTMQQMVDEVLPSISIPSLSKVKDKCGSCEIMLGVVSTDGFLIDKQLKLRPSKSLPKSLKLLHTVSLPAYPFSTRVWNSQMLTGMDNKAIATIDNNYQVKGSFITFNNCPGAMEVYKDRLYTAVYGDPWTIYVHDQQGNQVTSWTHIDYDNSITGLAITCDKDQTRSLCLTLAHLKSA from the exons CTCGTCAACTTACCTGCAACCATGTACATTGCCTCGCATGTCTGACTGGCTTCTATGATGAGAATAACATCCTGATATGTCCATGGGAAGACTGCAG AGTGGTCTGTGAGGTACCACTAGATAAACTGCCATCATATGATGTAACAAAGGACAAGCCAAGATCATGTCATCCCtgtgcaaaaaaaggaaaagacAATCAACATGCATTTTCATATTGCCCACAGTGCGATAGGATTTTCTGTGCCCGACATCATGAG TCTCATCAGGAGTACCATGAAGAGTTTGATGAGGCTCATCCAACCATAAACATGGAGCAGTATGAACTACTAAAAAGTCAGCAAAGCAGAGTTTGTGCTGATCATGACAACAAACCAATAAGTATGGGATGCAGAAAATGCCTAAAGACGAGTTGCACTGGATGTGTCTCCTCTATGGGAACTTGCTCCGAGG GAGAGCACCATCAGTTGATGTCTTTGGAAGAGCTTGTACTACTGCTAAATGATGAAATCAACAAGCTAAAGAAAGGGATGATTGAGAAGGAAGAGGGTTTGGAACAAATCTTCAAGTTCACCTCTCAAACACTTGCTGAGTATGACCTGGAAACAACTCAGTCAGTAGAGAAGATACACAAGAAAAGAGATGAGCAG aTGGAACTACTTTCTTTGAAATACAAGCAACTTGAGGAAGATTTCCAAGAAGCTCGGTTAAAGACTAAAACTTGCATCACTGATTTTCTGGAAGATGAAATATTGGTTAAATGGAGCCAGTTGAGAAATCTCCGACATAAAGTGGATTCTAGGGCTCAGCATGCTCACCAG TGTGACATTGTCTCAAGCTACAGTGATACTAAAAACACTATGCAGCAGATGGTTGATGAAGTTCTACCATCAATAAGCATACCTTCACTCAGCAAAGTGAAAGACAAGT GTGGTAGCTGTGAGATAATGCTAGGTGTTGTCTCCACTGACGGGTTTCTAATTGATAAGCAACTGAAGCTTCGACCTTCTAAATCTCTTCCAAAGTCTCTCAAACTCCTTCACACAGTCTCTTTACCAGCATATCCGTTTTCAACAAGGGTCTGGAACTCTCAAATGTTAACTGGAATGGATAATAAAGCAATAGCTACTATTGACAACAACTACCAAGTAAAAGGTTCATTCATCACATTCAACAACTGCCCGGGAGCAATGGAGGTCTACAAGgacagactatatacagcagTGTATGGTGATCCTTGGACCATTTATGTACATGATCAGCAGGGAAACCAAGTCACTTCCTGGACTCACATTGACTATGATAACAGTATCACAGGACTAGCCATCACATGTGATAAA GATCAGACAAGGTCGTTGTGTCTGACCTTGGCTCATCTCAAGTCTGCTTGA